In a single window of the Nycticebus coucang isolate mNycCou1 chromosome 13, mNycCou1.pri, whole genome shotgun sequence genome:
- the LOC128563561 gene encoding nitric oxide-associated protein 1-like, with translation MLSARLAPTLLSPFLRRSAPTVGRHGLWETLLGRRCAAAASSGPASDLGPEPPHGLTEAESYEGSPNMQERFLFPEYVLEPEPAPTRKELLEQLQQQHQEREQPRRTQKPRVGRRAHPVVGHPDPAVPPSAQHCSGCGAELHCQDPGVPGYLPSEKFLRAAQADGGLARAVCQRCWLLVHHQRALRLQGSREHYSELVSTALRRPGPALVLYMVDLLHLPDALLPDLPALVGPKQLIVLGNKVDLLPQDAPGYRQWLRERLWNDCARAGLLLAPGHGGPQLPSRDGPQDREENSNRSDRSCTVVRDVRLISAKTGYGIEELISALQRSWRYRGDVYLVGSTNAGKSTLFNTLLKSDYCTAKGAQAIDRATISSWPGTTLNLLKFPVCNPTPYRMFERHKRLTEDAAKALEDLSEQEQHQLNVLKKHGYVVGRVGRTSLDSEEQKDEDAFEFDADSLAFDMENEPVTVEPTSTKQVVLTAQDVRDARWFYDTPGITKEKCILNLLTEEEVKIVLPTNFIVPRTFVLKPGMVLFLGALGRIDFLQGNQSARFTVVASNLLPVHITSLDKADSLYEKQAGHTLLQVPMGGKEGMADFPSLVAEDIIVKEGLGESEAVADIKFSSAGWVAVTPRGKDRLHLRGYTPQGTVLTVRPPLLPYIVNIKGQRIKKSAAYKTKKPPSLVYNLQKKKG, from the coding sequence ATGCTGTCTGCACGCCTGGCGCCCACGCTGCTCAGTCCCTTCCTGCGGCGATCCGCTCCCACTGTAGGGCGCCATGGCCTCTGGGAGACGCTCCTGGGGAGGCGGTGCGCGGCCGCCGCCTCCTCCGGGCCCGCGTCGGACCTGGGCCCTGAGCCTCCTCATGGCCTCACGGAGGCTGAGAGTTATGAAGGAAGCCCTAACATGCAGGAGCGGTTTCTGTTCCCCGAGTACGTCCTGGAGCCTGAGCCCGCGCCCACCCGGAAAGAGCTGCTGGAACaactgcagcagcagcaccaggagAGGGAGCAACCCAGGCGGACGCAGAAGCCGCGGGTCGGCCGCCGGGCGCACCCTGTCGTGGGGCACCCGGACCCGGCGGTGCCGCCCAGCGCCCAGCACTGCTCGGGTTGCGGGGCAGAGCTGCACTGCCAGGACCCCGGCGTGCCCGGCTACCTGCCCAGCGAGAAGTTCCTGCGCGCGGCGCAGGCGGACGGCGGGCTGGCGCGGGCCGTGTGCCAGCGCTGCTGGCTCCTGGTGCACCACCAGCGCGCCCTGCGCCTGCAGGGGAGCCGCGAACATTACTCTGAGCTGGTGAGCACCGCGCTGCGGCGGCCCGGGCCCGCCCTGGTGCTCTACATGGTGGACCTGCTCCACCTGCCCGACGCCCTGCTGCCCGACCTGCCGGCACTGGTAGGCCCCAAGCAGCTGATCGTGCTGGGGAACAAAGTGGACCTGCTGCCCCAGGACGCCCCCGGCTACCGGCAGTGGCTCCGGGAGCGGCTGTGGAACGACTGTGCCCGCGCCGGACTTTTGCTGGCCCCTGGCCACGGAGGGCCACAGCTCCCCAGCCGGGACGGGCCGCAGGACAGAGAGGAGAATTCGAATCGGTCGGACAGGTCGTGCACGGTGGTCCGGGACGTGCGTCTCATCAGCGCCAAGACTGGCTATGGCATCGAAGAGTTAATCTCGGCACTTCAGCGCTCCTGGCGCTACCGTGGTGATGTCTACCTGGTAGGATCCACAAACGCTGGCAAGTCCACTCTCTTTAACACGCTCCTGAAGTCCGATTACTGCACCGCCAAGGGCGCCCAGGCCATCGACCGGGCCACCATCTCCTCTTGGCCAGGAACTACATTAAACCTTCTCAAGTTTCCTGTTTGCAACCCAACTCCTTATAGAATGTTTGAAAGGCACAAAAGACTTACAGAAGATGCAGCTAAAGCCCTAGAAGATCTTAGCGAGCAAGAACAACATCAACTTAACGTTTTGAAAAAGCACGGCTATGTAGTAGGGAGAGTTGGAAGAACATCCTTGGATTCAGAAGAACAGAAGGATGAAGATGCCTTTGAATTTGATGCTGATTCACTTGCCTTTGACATGGAAAATGAACCCGTTACAGTTGAACCTACATCCACCAAACAAGTAGTATTGACTGCACAAGATGTGAGAGATGCCCGCTGGTTTTATGACACGCCAGGAATTACAAAAGAAAAGTGCATTTTAAATCTTCTAACAGAAGAAGAAGTAAAGATTGTTTTGCCAACAAATTTCATTGTTCCAAGAACTTTTGTGCTTAAACCAGGAATGGTTCTATTTTTGGGTGCTCTAGGCCGCATTGATTTCCTACAGGGAAACCAGTCAGCCCGGTTTACGGTTGTGGCTTCCAACCTCCTCCCCGTGCACATTACTTCCTTGGACAAGGCGGATAGTTTGTATGAGAAGCAGGCAGGTCACACGTTACTGCAGGTTCCAATGGGTGGAAAAGAAGGAATGGCAGACTTTCCTTCTCTTGTTGCTGAAGACATTATAGTAAAAGAAGGACTTGGGGAATCCGAAGCGGTTGCTGACATCAAGTTTTCCTCTGCAGGTTGGGTTGCAGTAACGCCTCGTGGGAAGGACAGATTGCATCTCCGAGGCTACACACCTCAAGGAACGGTTCTGACGGTCCGGCCCCCGCTCTTGCCGTATATCGTTAACATCAAAGGACAGCGCATCAAGAAAAGTGCGGCCTATAAAACCAAGAAGCCTCCTTCCCTCGTGTATAATctgcagaagaagaaaggataa